The Loxodonta africana isolate mLoxAfr1 chromosome 23, mLoxAfr1.hap2, whole genome shotgun sequence genome has a segment encoding these proteins:
- the TRIM59 gene encoding tripartite motif-containing protein 59, with product MQGGGRRAALSVRLEAAGLGGGCVALLGVSLLTEMHNFEDELTCPICYSIFEDPRVLPCSHTFCRNCLENVLQASGNFYIWRPLRIPLKCPSCRSIIEIASTGIESLPVNFALKAIIEKYQQEDHPDIVTCPEHYRQPLNVYCLLDKKLVCGHCLTIGQHHGHPIDDLESAYLKEKDTPQKLLLQLTDTHWTDVTRLIEKLEEQKLHSERMVQGDKEIVLQYFKELSDTLEQKKNFFLTALCDVGNLISQEYTPQIERMKEIRAQQLELMTLTTSLQKEPPLKFLEKVDDVRRRVQILKQRPLPEVQPVEIYPRVSQVLKEEWCRTEIGQIKEVLIPEMKISSRRMPLSWPDKDEKVEFLKILNIVTVTLISVTLMLVLFFNQHIITFLNEVTSVCFSKVSLFVYQSFSNNLYDLKDRLCHTLYLLKEFMWKIISR from the coding sequence gAAATGCACAATTTTGAGGATGAGTTAACATGTCCCATTTGTTACAGTATTTTTGAGGATCCTCGTGTACTACCATGCTCTCATACATTTTGTAGAAATTGTTTGGAAAACGTTCTTCAGGCATCTGGCAACTTTTATATATGGAGACCTTTACGAATTCCACTCAAGTGCCCGAGCTGCAGGAGTATTATTGAAATTGCGTCAACTGGTATTGAATCTTTGCCTGTTAATTTTGCATTAAAGGCTATTATTGAAAAGTACCAGCAAGAGGACCATCCAGATATTGTCACCTGCCCTGAACACTACAGGCAGCCATTAAATGTTTATTGTCTACTAGATAAAAAACTAGTTTGTGGTCATTGCCTCACCATAGGTCAACATCATGGTCATCCTATAGATGATCTTGAAAGTGCCTATTTGAAAGAAAAGGACACGCCTCAAAAACTGCTCCTACAGTTAACTGACACACACTGGACAGATGTTACTCGTCTTATTGAAAAGCTAGAAGAACAAAAATTGCATTCTGAGAGAATGGTCCAAGGTGATAAGGAAATTGTTCTACAGTATTTTAAGGAGCTTAGTGATAcattagaacagaaaaaaaattttttcctaactGCTCTCTGTGATGTTGGAAATCTGATTAGTCAAGAATACACTCCACAAattgaaagaatgaaagaaataagAGCGCAGCAGCTTGAATTAATGACACTTACAACATCTTTGCAAAAAGAGCCTCCACTTAAATTTCTTGAAAAAGTTGATGATGTCCGTCGGCGCGTGCAGATTCTGAAACAAAGACCACTTCCTGAAGTTCAACCTGTTGAAATTTATCCTCGAGTAAGCCAAGTACTGAAAGAAGAATGGTGCAGAACAGAAATTGGACAAATTAAGGAAGTCCTCATTCCTGAGATGAAAATTTCTTCAAGAAGGATGCCATTGTCCTGGCCTGATAAGGATGAAaaagttgaatttttaaaaattttaaacatcGTTACAGTTACTCTAATTTCAGTCACACTGATGTTGGTACTCTTTTTTAACCAACACATAATCACCTTTTTAAATGAAGTCACATCAGTATGTTTCTCCAAAGTGTCTCTGTTTGTTTATCAAAGTTTTTCCAACAATCTGTATGATTTAAAGGATAGACTATGTCACACTCTATATTTGCTGAAGGAATTTATGTGGAAAATAATTTCTCGTTGA